The following coding sequences are from one uncultured Cohaesibacter sp. window:
- a CDS encoding glycosyltransferase, which translates to MSKAIDTGRDKEAKSLITRRTDDLFNQLVAYFVNLHNPSIFISSFAWTANSFDYIAPGITRFLDANDVQSERSKSFKKAQKLYGEDAITEQEVASYWEDPKEEAQILNKADVVLAISPSEAQVMTDMIGTHKVLNAGFALSEISPMEHVPNTKRILFVGNEYAPNNLAIQEFIDVVFPKILDSHPSAELRICGSVCNSLNVDAAHSNNVILCGFVENLNDEYASAAIVVNPVQFGSGCSIKTPEALGFGKAVVCTPYIRDSLPNLEDAGAVVVSTTDKMHTAISSLLSKPNERQALETRAAQYARNYLTNEVVLIDLLNIIETKVFY; encoded by the coding sequence TTGTCAAAAGCGATTGATACCGGTCGCGATAAGGAAGCAAAGTCCCTGATTACTCGCCGCACTGACGACTTATTCAATCAGCTGGTTGCCTATTTTGTGAACCTTCACAACCCAAGTATCTTCATTTCATCCTTTGCCTGGACGGCAAACTCATTTGATTATATCGCGCCAGGGATAACACGCTTCCTTGATGCAAATGACGTGCAGAGTGAGCGTTCCAAGTCCTTCAAAAAGGCCCAAAAGCTGTATGGTGAAGATGCCATTACAGAGCAAGAAGTTGCTTCTTATTGGGAAGATCCAAAGGAAGAGGCCCAAATCCTTAACAAGGCCGATGTTGTTTTGGCAATTTCACCTTCTGAAGCGCAGGTCATGACCGATATGATCGGCACACACAAGGTTTTGAACGCAGGCTTCGCCCTGTCTGAAATCTCACCAATGGAGCATGTGCCAAATACAAAGAGAATTCTGTTTGTAGGAAATGAATACGCCCCAAACAATTTGGCCATTCAAGAGTTTATAGACGTCGTATTCCCGAAAATCCTCGATAGCCACCCCAGCGCTGAATTGCGCATTTGCGGCTCTGTTTGCAATAGCCTAAATGTTGATGCCGCCCATTCCAATAATGTCATCTTATGTGGTTTTGTTGAGAACCTGAATGACGAATATGCTTCTGCGGCAATTGTTGTCAATCCAGTGCAGTTCGGTTCGGGATGTAGCATCAAAACGCCTGAAGCGCTTGGTTTCGGCAAAGCTGTTGTCTGCACACCCTATATCAGGGATTCTCTGCCCAATTTGGAAGACGCTGGGGCTGTTGTTGTATCGACAACAGACAAGATGCACACGGCGATCTCATCCCTTCTTTCAAAACCCAATGAAAGGCAGGCGCTTGAGACACGAGCTGCGCAATATGCACGCAACTATCTGACGAATGAAGTTGTACTTATAGATTTATTAAACATCATCGAAACCAAGGTTTTTTACTAA
- a CDS encoding GSCFA domain-containing protein, with protein MNEADKYFVWSRGLEPKWETEGHAEFDAATRLLNADFVDIYHEPKFKLSPQSSYFMIGSCFARNMEHILSASGKNVLSAKLDLPEDVAQAVGASTTVLTKFTTNSMLTELKMVLEGLEFPDYGLIELSEGKFWNPQLHKIGALERSRAVEVHQLVHNTIETIKDADVVLITLGLTEEWWDTVLDVPLNGTPIDWRFAKKTGRFEFRNSGFDENRQRVEELVNIIKTHSNRDVRVVLTVSPVPLQRTFSKTDIIVANSYSKSVLRSAAQEVSSKYDWVDYYPSFEMVMYSPRAESWRHDQRHVRYEQVQKILQKFHSIYIEEGLPGDE; from the coding sequence ATGAACGAAGCAGATAAGTATTTTGTCTGGTCCAGGGGGCTCGAACCGAAATGGGAAACAGAAGGTCATGCCGAGTTTGACGCGGCAACTCGCTTGCTCAACGCTGACTTTGTTGACATTTACCATGAACCCAAATTCAAGCTTTCTCCGCAATCCTCATATTTCATGATTGGTTCCTGCTTTGCCAGAAACATGGAACACATCTTGTCAGCTTCTGGCAAAAATGTGTTGTCGGCTAAGCTGGACCTGCCCGAGGACGTGGCTCAGGCAGTAGGGGCCTCAACGACGGTTCTTACCAAATTTACGACCAACTCGATGCTCACAGAACTAAAGATGGTTCTGGAAGGTTTGGAATTCCCCGATTATGGTTTGATCGAGCTTTCAGAAGGAAAATTCTGGAACCCGCAACTCCATAAGATCGGAGCCTTGGAACGAAGCCGCGCTGTCGAAGTTCATCAACTCGTTCATAACACGATTGAGACGATTAAGGATGCTGACGTCGTTTTGATCACATTGGGCCTGACCGAAGAATGGTGGGACACTGTTCTGGACGTACCGCTCAATGGTACTCCGATCGATTGGCGTTTTGCGAAAAAGACCGGGCGTTTTGAGTTCCGAAATTCCGGCTTTGATGAAAACCGGCAGCGGGTTGAAGAACTCGTCAATATTATCAAGACCCATAGCAACCGCGATGTCCGCGTTGTCCTGACCGTATCGCCGGTTCCTCTTCAGAGAACGTTTTCGAAGACTGACATTATCGTAGCCAATAGCTACTCAAAATCTGTCTTGCGTTCGGCCGCACAGGAAGTCTCGAGCAAGTATGACTGGGTTGATTATTATCCAAGTTTTGAAATGGTTATGTATTCGCCAAGAGCAGAAAGCTGGCGACACGATCAACGCCATGTTCGTTATGAGCAGGTGCAAAAAATCTTGCAGAAATTCCACTCTATTTACATAGAAGAAGGGCTCCCCGGCGATGAGTGA
- a CDS encoding FkbM family methyltransferase has product MSELPEHKSPFSIEDQREAKTQARNLFVNGDFEKAGKAFRALIDVDPGWAWNGLGGIEERQKNWSEAKTCYLHAIEFSPNEINFHLRLYHMYRQLGEMPASTAVIGTITEHWPDNPAALHIEAYDDLINSRLPDARKKLQVACEKFPENTNLLRLASIVAERLGFLKEACEKQEQLVEMIPDDISERLKLIKFLRRLDDQENVENQVSWFQENAPDNHDFLMWQKEELRSQSTRMYAQALVYDVYTALFPFLDDATKSGLDIKSIKDNVKTEKDVWKPLLNKLSNDETIRLLGGDFHFVSASDIPVLLTEILVDEDYYFETQNDAPYIIDCGANIGLGIYYHKRRFPKSTILAFEPGRRTFKILSKNAETMNWSNVELLPYAISDCEAELSFFDPDTMPMAGSLTNRMTDRNFDGASYIVETKKLSSYIDRQVDFLKLDIEGAELPVLREVRSKLNFVKFLFCEVHFNYKGDMTYDPLREILQILEECNFDILITPAAINRTGTKRTFRSVGSRTSLNLWAKNRSVS; this is encoded by the coding sequence ATGAGTGAATTGCCGGAACACAAGTCGCCATTCTCGATAGAAGACCAGAGAGAAGCCAAAACTCAAGCAAGAAACTTGTTTGTAAATGGCGACTTTGAGAAAGCCGGAAAGGCGTTTCGCGCCTTGATAGACGTTGATCCAGGATGGGCTTGGAATGGATTGGGCGGCATAGAAGAAAGACAAAAAAATTGGTCTGAAGCCAAGACATGCTATTTGCATGCCATTGAATTCTCACCCAATGAAATTAACTTCCATTTACGTCTTTATCATATGTATCGCCAGCTTGGGGAGATGCCTGCTTCGACAGCCGTCATTGGCACCATCACCGAACACTGGCCGGACAACCCTGCTGCGCTTCACATAGAAGCATATGATGACCTGATAAATTCTCGTCTTCCGGATGCGCGAAAAAAGCTTCAAGTTGCTTGCGAAAAATTCCCCGAGAATACAAACCTGTTGCGCCTTGCATCTATTGTTGCCGAAAGACTTGGCTTCTTGAAAGAGGCCTGCGAGAAGCAAGAGCAACTGGTTGAAATGATCCCGGATGATATCTCTGAGAGATTGAAGCTGATCAAGTTCCTTCGAAGACTTGACGATCAAGAGAATGTCGAAAATCAAGTCTCATGGTTTCAGGAAAACGCGCCTGATAACCATGATTTCTTAATGTGGCAAAAAGAGGAATTGCGCAGCCAGAGCACCCGTATGTATGCGCAGGCATTGGTATATGACGTATATACAGCTCTGTTCCCGTTTCTCGATGATGCTACAAAATCCGGGCTCGACATCAAGTCAATCAAAGATAACGTCAAGACTGAAAAAGACGTTTGGAAACCCTTACTAAATAAACTCTCGAATGATGAAACAATTCGCCTATTAGGCGGGGATTTCCACTTTGTCAGCGCCAGTGACATTCCCGTATTGCTTACAGAAATCCTCGTTGATGAAGACTATTATTTCGAAACTCAGAATGATGCGCCATATATAATTGATTGTGGCGCCAATATCGGCCTTGGGATTTACTATCACAAAAGGCGCTTCCCCAAGAGCACAATTCTTGCATTCGAACCCGGACGACGCACTTTCAAAATTCTCAGCAAGAATGCCGAGACCATGAATTGGAGTAACGTCGAGCTGCTTCCATATGCGATTAGTGACTGCGAAGCCGAGTTGTCATTTTTTGATCCCGATACAATGCCCATGGCAGGATCATTGACCAACCGCATGACAGATCGCAATTTCGACGGTGCCAGTTATATTGTGGAGACGAAAAAACTCAGTTCCTATATCGACCGGCAAGTTGATTTTCTCAAGTTGGATATCGAAGGAGCAGAATTACCGGTTCTCAGGGAAGTTCGCTCGAAGTTGAATTTTGTGAAATTTCTATTTTGTGAGGTTCACTTTAACTACAAAGGTGACATGACCTACGATCCCTTGCGGGAAATACTTCAAATATTGGAAGAGTGCAATTTTGATATTCTCATAACACCCGCTGCGATTAATAGGACAGGAACAAAAAGAACCTTCAGAAGTGTTGGATCCCGTACCTCACTGAATCTTTGGGCTAAAAATAGATCAGTCAGTTAA
- a CDS encoding GSCFA domain-containing protein: MLPQVKPKFQLVEGEKIFTIGSCFARHVEHVLEQYGYQFETRNRNNFVEPDECTSPNGFFNKFTTASMLNEVRWALSSDEAFPESAFVESTNGRWEDGQLPASFGSLERAKEIRARVTSVMKNITSSQLLVLTLGLVECWYDEENDLYLNVAPSAGVIKKYPGRFHVHVLDYKSNLASLNELYERVKASNPQTKLLVTLSPVPLGATFTGDDIVVANNYSKSTLRSVAADFCDGKEDVDYFPSFEAVTESAPNAAWMEDCIHVQLNLVQCVIGHFIKQYGYPALSEKVDMEKLLQTLADSPYVKES; this comes from the coding sequence ATGCTCCCGCAAGTCAAACCAAAATTTCAACTGGTTGAAGGGGAAAAGATCTTCACCATAGGTTCCTGCTTCGCAAGGCATGTGGAGCATGTTCTTGAACAGTACGGATATCAGTTCGAAACACGCAATCGCAACAATTTCGTTGAACCTGACGAATGTACTTCCCCTAACGGCTTTTTCAATAAGTTTACAACAGCTTCTATGCTTAATGAAGTGCGCTGGGCGCTTTCTTCCGATGAGGCATTTCCAGAATCGGCCTTTGTAGAATCCACGAATGGTCGATGGGAAGATGGCCAGCTACCAGCCAGTTTTGGCTCGCTTGAACGCGCAAAAGAGATCCGCGCAAGAGTGACCTCGGTTATGAAAAACATCACAAGCTCACAGCTGCTTGTCCTGACCTTGGGACTGGTTGAATGTTGGTATGACGAGGAGAACGATCTTTATCTGAATGTTGCACCATCTGCCGGTGTCATTAAGAAATATCCGGGGCGCTTCCATGTTCATGTGCTCGATTACAAGAGCAATTTGGCATCACTCAATGAATTGTATGAGCGGGTGAAGGCGAGCAATCCGCAGACCAAACTTCTGGTAACATTGTCTCCTGTTCCGCTTGGTGCCACTTTCACCGGCGACGACATCGTGGTTGCAAATAATTACTCCAAGTCAACTTTAAGATCTGTTGCGGCCGATTTTTGCGATGGCAAAGAAGACGTTGATTATTTTCCAAGTTTTGAGGCTGTAACAGAATCGGCGCCTAACGCAGCATGGATGGAAGATTGCATTCATGTCCAATTGAACCTTGTTCAATGCGTTATCGGTCATTTTATCAAGCAATATGGCTATCCGGCTTTGTCGGAAAAAGTCGATATGGAAAAACTGCTTCAGACATTGGCAGACAGCCCATATGTCAAAGAAAGCTGA
- a CDS encoding SLC13 family permease — MSWEMIFTFIVLGAAVILFLADKLRLDLVAIIVMLALGLSGVLTPSEMLSGFGSTVVILIAGLFIVGEALAQTGISYAVGDKIVQMAGEKEWKLIVLLMLAVASLASVMSVTGSGAIFIPIAIRLANRASISPSRLLLPLAYGALIGGMLTLIGTPPNLVANAELQKAGMEPFNFFIFTPIGLLMLTMAIVHMLVYGRFLLPAKSCNNTITTKGRRTLQSLLKTYDIEDKIVRLVITPGSRLIGETVVSAKLRREAGLTLFALERRENDHNAISVDTETIFQAGDILFGVVDAPMSEESAASLGVEITKIGEEDHHLSARELGMADLVIPQESSLVGRTISGAGFRTKHRLSVVGAMRQGKPIHDSFGNTELEFGDQLLVVGDWECIRKLRAYRENFLLLSFPEEMENYLPRRKFAPLALGILAIMLALIIFRIVPSVTAVVLAATAMVCAGCVSPKRAYESINWPSLVLIAGMIPMATALDKTGGLALLVDNIVALIGDNSPYVMLVALFLLTSIFSQFTSNTATAVLIAPVAFQVAGIMGVRPEPMLMSVAIAASTAFCTPVASPINTLVMGPGNYRFMDYVRIGVPLQILSIIVAALIIPVFLPF, encoded by the coding sequence ATGTCCTGGGAAATGATCTTTACCTTCATCGTGCTTGGCGCTGCGGTGATCCTGTTTTTGGCCGACAAATTGCGCCTTGATCTTGTCGCCATTATCGTCATGCTCGCTCTTGGTCTGAGCGGCGTTCTTACCCCTTCAGAGATGCTCTCCGGCTTCGGCTCAACTGTCGTTATCTTGATCGCTGGTCTATTCATTGTTGGCGAAGCCTTGGCACAGACTGGCATTTCATACGCCGTGGGTGACAAGATTGTTCAAATGGCCGGTGAAAAGGAATGGAAACTGATTGTCTTGTTGATGCTGGCCGTAGCCTCGCTCGCCTCGGTCATGAGCGTTACAGGGTCAGGAGCCATTTTCATCCCGATTGCCATTCGTCTAGCCAACCGCGCGTCTATCTCGCCATCCAGATTGCTCCTGCCCTTGGCTTATGGCGCACTCATTGGCGGCATGTTGACCCTCATTGGCACACCGCCAAACCTTGTTGCCAATGCCGAATTGCAGAAAGCTGGTATGGAGCCTTTCAACTTCTTTATCTTTACGCCAATCGGTCTTCTCATGCTGACCATGGCCATCGTGCACATGCTTGTCTATGGGCGCTTTCTGCTACCGGCCAAGAGCTGCAACAACACAATCACGACCAAGGGCCGCAGAACTCTTCAAAGCCTGCTCAAGACCTATGACATTGAAGACAAGATCGTGCGCTTGGTAATAACGCCCGGTTCCCGACTGATCGGCGAAACGGTGGTCAGCGCAAAACTGCGCCGAGAGGCGGGCTTGACCCTGTTTGCTCTGGAGAGAAGGGAGAACGATCACAACGCTATTTCGGTCGATACTGAAACCATTTTCCAAGCAGGCGACATTCTTTTTGGCGTTGTAGACGCCCCCATGTCGGAAGAAAGTGCAGCCTCTCTCGGTGTCGAAATAACAAAGATCGGGGAAGAGGATCACCATCTTTCTGCCCGCGAGTTGGGCATGGCCGATCTGGTTATCCCGCAGGAATCTAGTCTTGTTGGTCGCACCATTTCCGGCGCGGGCTTCCGCACAAAACATCGGCTGAGTGTCGTTGGAGCCATGCGGCAAGGCAAACCAATCCACGATAGCTTTGGCAATACAGAACTGGAATTCGGCGATCAGCTGCTCGTGGTTGGAGACTGGGAGTGCATTCGCAAACTGAGGGCCTATCGTGAGAATTTTCTTCTCCTGTCCTTCCCTGAGGAGATGGAAAACTACCTCCCAAGACGCAAGTTTGCTCCCCTTGCCCTTGGAATTCTCGCCATCATGCTGGCTCTTATCATTTTCCGCATCGTGCCAAGCGTAACAGCAGTGGTTCTGGCGGCAACCGCCATGGTCTGTGCGGGGTGCGTTTCACCGAAGCGCGCCTATGAGTCAATCAACTGGCCTAGTCTTGTGCTGATTGCCGGAATGATCCCGATGGCAACTGCACTCGACAAAACTGGCGGTCTGGCGCTGCTCGTGGACAATATCGTGGCTTTGATCGGCGACAATTCACCCTACGTCATGTTGGTTGCCCTGTTCTTGCTCACGTCTATCTTCAGCCAGTTCACCTCCAACACGGCAACCGCCGTGCTGATTGCACCGGTCGCCTTTCAGGTTGCCGGTATCATGGGCGTTCGGCCTGAACCCATGCTCATGAGCGTTGCGATTGCTGCTTCAACGGCCTTTTGCACGCCGGTCGCCTCGCCCATCAATACGCTCGTCATGGGACCGGGCAATTATCGCTTTATGGATTATGTCCGCATCGGCGTGCCGCTGCAGATTCTGTCCATTATCGTGGCGGCCCTCATTATTCCGGTTTTCCTGCCGTTTTGA
- a CDS encoding metal ABC transporter substrate-binding protein, with protein sequence MPFSRNYFKAAILSSLYAALLSAGTLSAVSAAEKMKVVTTFTVLADMAANVAGDAADVVSITKPGAEIHGYEPTPQDIVRAHNADLILWNGLNLERWFEQFVKQLGDVPSATLTKGIEPISIAEGEYEGKPNPHAWMGLDNALIYIDNILAAFVEHDPDNASIYARNAAAYKDQLRSTLEPLRDVVSKIPEDKRWLVTCEGAFSYLARDFHMKELYLWPINADQVGTPKQVKKVIDGVKDHNIPVVFCESTVNTSPAKQVAHETGSHYGGELYVDSLSKKGGPVPTYLDLLRVTSSTVANGLTAQTSK encoded by the coding sequence ATGCCCTTTTCAAGGAACTACTTCAAAGCAGCGATCTTATCTTCCCTCTATGCCGCTTTGCTAAGTGCCGGGACGCTGTCTGCCGTGAGTGCCGCTGAAAAAATGAAAGTGGTGACCACCTTCACTGTGCTGGCGGATATGGCCGCTAATGTTGCGGGTGACGCTGCAGACGTTGTTTCCATCACCAAGCCGGGAGCCGAAATTCATGGGTATGAACCGACCCCACAAGACATCGTGCGGGCGCATAATGCGGATCTTATTCTCTGGAATGGCCTTAATCTGGAACGATGGTTCGAGCAATTTGTAAAGCAGCTGGGAGACGTGCCCTCAGCAACCTTGACGAAAGGTATAGAGCCGATTTCGATTGCAGAAGGCGAGTATGAGGGTAAACCGAACCCTCACGCCTGGATGGGCCTCGACAATGCTCTCATCTATATCGACAATATTCTTGCGGCATTCGTTGAACATGACCCAGACAATGCGTCGATTTATGCCCGTAACGCAGCAGCTTACAAAGATCAATTGCGCAGCACGCTAGAGCCTTTACGAGATGTGGTCTCCAAGATCCCTGAAGACAAACGATGGCTTGTGACCTGCGAAGGTGCGTTTAGTTATCTGGCTCGCGACTTCCACATGAAAGAGCTTTATCTCTGGCCAATAAATGCCGATCAGGTCGGCACCCCAAAGCAGGTCAAGAAAGTGATTGATGGCGTCAAGGATCACAACATTCCGGTCGTCTTTTGTGAAAGCACTGTCAATACCTCTCCGGCCAAGCAGGTGGCGCACGAGACCGGCAGTCACTATGGCGGTGAGCTTTACGTCGATTCCTTGAGCAAGAAGGGCGGCCCTGTACCAACCTATCTTGATCTACTCCGCGTCACATCGAGCACCGTGGCCAACGGGCTGACCGCTCAAACATCGAAGTGA
- a CDS encoding manganese/iron ABC transporter ATP-binding protein: MMIQKPHRHRNHLDDQSEGIRARGVTVTYRNGHTALHDASFETPKGTITALVGVNGSGKSTLFKAIMGFVPVATGEISLWGLSVKQALKRNLVAYVPQAEEVDWAFPVLVEDVVMMGRYGHMGFLRRPQKADHDAVNAALDRVNMQDFRKRQIGELSGGQRKRVFLARALAQNGMVILLDEPFTGVDVKTEDQIIALLRELREEGRVMLVSTHNLGSVPEFCDRTVLVKGTVLGYGPTATTFTRTNLEQAFGGVLRHFTLGGQNLHEDKDGREVTILSDDERPFVQYGQKTMISEEEQ; encoded by the coding sequence ATGATGATCCAAAAGCCGCACCGACACCGCAATCATTTGGACGATCAGTCCGAGGGCATTCGGGCTCGCGGCGTGACGGTTACATACCGCAATGGTCACACAGCGCTGCATGATGCATCCTTCGAAACGCCGAAAGGCACGATCACCGCTTTGGTTGGTGTGAACGGCTCAGGCAAATCAACGCTTTTCAAGGCCATCATGGGCTTTGTGCCCGTGGCCACCGGGGAGATTTCCCTTTGGGGCCTGAGCGTCAAACAGGCGCTCAAGCGCAACCTCGTTGCTTATGTGCCCCAAGCCGAGGAAGTGGATTGGGCCTTCCCCGTGCTGGTGGAAGATGTGGTCATGATGGGGCGATATGGGCATATGGGCTTTCTGCGCCGTCCCCAAAAGGCCGATCATGACGCCGTGAATGCCGCGCTAGATCGAGTCAATATGCAGGATTTTCGCAAGCGGCAGATCGGGGAGCTTTCAGGCGGTCAGCGCAAACGGGTGTTTCTGGCTAGGGCTCTCGCCCAGAATGGAATGGTCATATTGCTAGACGAGCCCTTCACCGGCGTTGATGTCAAAACCGAAGACCAGATCATCGCTCTTCTGCGCGAACTGCGCGAGGAAGGAAGGGTGATGCTGGTCTCTACCCATAACCTCGGGTCTGTGCCTGAATTCTGCGACCGGACCGTGCTGGTCAAGGGCACGGTGCTGGGCTATGGGCCAACCGCAACCACGTTCACCCGCACGAACCTGGAACAAGCCTTTGGTGGCGTGCTGCGACATTTCACGTTGGGTGGCCAAAACTTGCATGAGGATAAAGACGGGCGAGAGGTTACCATTCTTTCTGATGACGAACGACCCTTTGTGCAATATGGACAGAAGACAATGATAAGTGAGGAAGAGCAATGA
- a CDS encoding metal ABC transporter permease, whose amino-acid sequence MIAILLEPFGYAYMTNAMWVSALVGCVCAFLSAFLMLKGWSLIGDALSHSVVPGVAGAYMLGLPFALGAFIAGGLAAGSMLFLSERSGLKIDVIIGLIFTSFFGLGLFMVSINPMTISIQTITMGNILAITPEDTLQLALIGIISLIILTAKWKDLMVTFFDESHARTIGLNPSLLKAIFFVLLSASVVAAMQTVGAFLVIAMVVTPGATAYLFCDRFERLIITAIVIGALTGFFGAYISYFLDGATGGVIVTLQTLLFLMAFVFAPKHGLLAARRKARLALAKHPKQLAPKQKEA is encoded by the coding sequence ATGATTGCGATCCTTCTGGAGCCCTTTGGCTACGCTTACATGACAAACGCCATGTGGGTTTCAGCCCTTGTGGGGTGCGTCTGTGCCTTCCTGTCCGCCTTTCTCATGCTCAAGGGCTGGTCGCTGATCGGGGATGCCTTGTCCCACTCCGTTGTGCCCGGCGTGGCGGGCGCTTATATGCTTGGTCTGCCCTTCGCGCTTGGAGCCTTCATCGCCGGAGGGCTTGCCGCAGGCAGCATGCTCTTTCTCTCCGAACGATCGGGCCTCAAGATCGATGTGATCATCGGCCTGATTTTCACGTCCTTCTTCGGGCTTGGCCTGTTCATGGTATCCATCAACCCGATGACCATCAGCATCCAGACCATCACCATGGGCAACATTCTTGCCATCACGCCGGAAGATACCCTGCAGCTTGCGCTCATCGGCATCATCTCGCTGATCATTCTGACGGCCAAATGGAAAGACTTGATGGTCACCTTCTTTGATGAAAGCCACGCACGTACCATCGGTCTCAATCCGTCATTGCTCAAGGCGATCTTCTTTGTGCTGCTCTCTGCTTCGGTGGTGGCGGCAATGCAGACGGTTGGGGCTTTTCTCGTAATCGCCATGGTCGTCACCCCCGGTGCAACGGCCTATCTTTTCTGTGATCGCTTCGAACGGCTCATCATCACCGCAATCGTGATCGGAGCGCTTACCGGCTTCTTTGGCGCCTATATCAGTTATTTTCTGGATGGTGCGACGGGAGGGGTGATCGTCACTTTGCAAACGTTGCTTTTTCTAATGGCGTTCGTTTTCGCCCCAAAACATGGACTGCTCGCCGCCCGCAGAAAAGCTCGACTGGCACTCGCCAAGCACCCAAAACAGCTAGCTCCTAAGCAGAAGGAAGCATGA
- a CDS encoding metal ABC transporter permease, with amino-acid sequence MSLETLLLPFQFGFMQNAFLIALIVSVPAALLSCFLVLKGWALMGDAVSHAILPGIVLAYIFSFPLLLGAFGAGMVCALSTGYLSSNSRIKQDTVMGVVFSGMFAIGIVLYVSIHSNVHLDHILFGNMLGVDQSDLLNAGVISLIVAASLLVKWKDLLLHSFDPAQARVSGLPVNLLHYGLLTLLSLTIVATLSAAGLILAVGLLIAPGAIAFLLVRKFSTMLLVAVAVCMSAMLVGTYLSFFLDSAPAPTIILILTALFLVAFIRKIIIIKTNSVQTASVASNL; translated from the coding sequence ATGAGCCTTGAAACATTGCTCCTGCCTTTCCAGTTTGGTTTCATGCAGAACGCCTTTCTCATTGCGCTGATTGTCTCCGTGCCGGCAGCTCTTCTGTCTTGCTTTCTTGTCTTGAAAGGCTGGGCGTTGATGGGCGATGCTGTCAGCCATGCGATTTTGCCCGGCATCGTTCTGGCCTATATTTTCAGCTTTCCGCTCCTATTGGGAGCCTTTGGCGCAGGGATGGTCTGTGCGCTTTCTACCGGATATCTTTCCTCAAACAGCCGCATCAAGCAGGACACCGTCATGGGTGTCGTCTTTTCCGGCATGTTTGCAATCGGCATTGTTCTTTATGTTTCGATCCATAGCAATGTGCATCTGGATCACATTCTTTTCGGCAACATGTTGGGCGTGGACCAAAGCGATCTTCTCAACGCTGGCGTTATTTCTCTCATTGTTGCTGCCAGTTTGCTCGTCAAATGGAAGGACCTACTGTTGCATAGCTTCGATCCGGCTCAGGCGCGTGTCTCCGGCCTGCCGGTCAATCTGTTGCATTATGGCTTGCTGACGCTCCTCTCGCTCACCATTGTGGCAACACTCTCGGCTGCCGGGCTGATCCTGGCCGTTGGCCTGCTCATAGCTCCGGGAGCCATTGCCTTTTTGTTGGTACGCAAATTCAGCACAATGCTCCTGGTCGCTGTTGCTGTTTGCATGAGCGCGATGCTTGTTGGCACTTATCTGAGCTTCTTCCTTGATAGCGCCCCGGCTCCAACCATTATCCTGATTTTGACAGCGCTGTTTCTCGTGGCCTTCATCCGCAAGATTATCATCATCAAAACCAACTCGGTACAAACCGCTTCAGTTGCGTCTAATTTGTAG